One region of Brassica napus cultivar Da-Ae chromosome A10, Da-Ae, whole genome shotgun sequence genomic DNA includes:
- the LOC125578943 gene encoding uncharacterized protein LOC125578943, with protein sequence MNFPSKFIHWIKLCITTASFSVQANGELAGYFQSEWRLKQGCALSPYLFVICMDVLSKLLDKSAQRNQIGYHPKCKNMGLTHISFADDIMVFTDGSLRSIEGIIEAFDYFAKVSGLKISMEKLTIFYAGISDDEKHVLLNQSDFESGSLPVRYLGLPLLTKHMRKSDDEVLIEKIKNLISLWTNRFLSMAGRLQLIGSVLMSIVNFWMTGFQLPGECIKEINSLCSAFLWYGPSLNATKSKISWDVVCTPKRESGLGLRPLKEMNRVLCLKLLWRLLSSQQSLWTYWIKRYLLKGETFWSAKNKTNAGSWMWRNLLKYRDIAKLFHKRRSRMDDKRLFGLRGCIDLGVRLNATVFSALTTRRRRNHRMDIYNIIESAIEEQRHKLATEANYSNRLTTGDRMLTWNTSVNPSCVFCNQQETRDHLSFSCPYSSAVWAQLMNGLLGSRFTMVLGGNNGSHHRQQQGYDHQVPYSLWVSDFSPLTMA encoded by the exons ATGAACTTTCCATCGAAGTTCATTCACTGGATCAAGCTCTGTATCACCACGGCTTCTTTCTCGGTTCAGGCAAATGGAGAACTCGCTGGCTATTTCCAGAGTGAATGGAGATTAAAACAGGGATGTGCCCTCTCTCCATATCTTTTTGTCATCTGTATGGATGTGCTATCCAAACTTCTTGACAAGTCAGCTCAAAGAAATCAGATTGGCTATCACCCCAAATGCAAGAATATGGGTCTTACACACATTAGTTTTGCTGATGATATCATGGTTTTCACGGACGGAAGTCTCAGATCGATAGAGGGTATTATTGAGGCTTTCGACTACTTTGCCAAAGTATCAGGGCTGAAGATAAGTATGGAGAAATTGACAATCTTTTATGCTGGTATATCAGATGATGAAAAGCATGTTCTATTGAATCAATCTGATTTTGAATCGGGTTCTTTGCCAGTGCGCTATCTGGGACTTCCTTTACTCACAAAACACATGAGAAAATCAGACGACGAGGTGCTCATTGAAAAGATTAAGAACCTCATATCCTTATGGACTAATCGGTTTCTCTCAATGGCTGGGCGATTGCAGCTTATTGGATCAGTTCTGATGAGTATTGTTAACTTTTGGATGACTGGTTTCCAGTTGCCGGGAGAATGCATCAAGGAAATAAACAGTTTGTGCTCTGCATTCTTATGGTATGGTCCTAGTCTGAATGCAACGAAATCAAAGATATCATGGGATGTGGTCTGTACTCCAAAGCGAGAAAGTGGTTTGGGTCTCAGACCTTTAAAGGAGATGAATAGAGTTCTATGTCTGAAACTATTATGGCGGCTCCTGTCCTCGCAGCAATCATTATGGACATATTGGATAAAGAGATACTTACTCAAAGGGGAGACGTTCTGGTCTgctaaaaacaaaactaatgcAGGTTCATGGATGTGGAGAAATCTTCTCAAGTACAGagacattgcaaaactgtttcATAAAAGAAGGTCGAGGATGGACGACAAACGTCTTTTTG GCCTGCGCGGGTGTATTGATTTGGGTGTTCGTCTGAATGCTACGGTCTTCTCTGCTCTAACCACGCGACGGCGAAGGAACCACCGTATGGACATTTACAACATCATTGAATCAGCCATTGAGGAGCAACGGCATAAGCTGGCTACTGAGGCTAATTACTCA AATCGCCTCACCACGGGTGACCGTATGCTTACTTGGAACACAAGTGTCAACCCGTCGTGTGTCTTCTGCAATCAACAGGAAACTCGTGATCATTTATCTTTCTCATGTCCTTACTCTTCTGCAGTCTGGGCACAGTTGATGAATGGTCTCCTTGGGTCTCGTTTTACCATGGTTCTGGGAGGAAATAATGGTTCTCACCATCGACAACAGCAAGGATATGATCACCAAGTTCCTTACTCGTTATGGGTTTCAGATTTTTCTCCACTCACTATGGCGTGA
- the LOC106422568 gene encoding probable E3 ubiquitin-protein ligase RHG1A, translating into MQGERSSIGSLPETLNFENGSSSTNPVVDQQIRWGDRHSIGDNDLQNYMNTAADTTNTSFANSVYPEQCDLHMFSLGEGSSSGAKNKAPTITEKWMAIRHLEELRNDKVELNPLFMQPSSGANRVVGNLNAKHNGLESGLIPESGVRVGSGADGQHKRKALDAGIGQSSSSNVGFRELHRGESSSLFSGKNDLNMSLNHGPRGLGPGAVPNMSALPAIPESSNRNFSVRANPENVFAAGTVIRQPIAPSLSAPGDQQLVDLRYRHAFGNYTPLNPNASAGTIPPLSRNMIPPFQWNPVAAAAGGSSSSAAPVVDRNVVHRVETRERSNMLANAWFVPPSGMINLPHGHVSGPGQVAPSSSRTSVQPSPSLTPYQNNSAQNQRRISEHLRRRSLLSSLATHQRAARSSAPPAPLDQHVLHQSGGDATFQAQSRAYSRAVPRQGQQTTNGVSQSSRSLASTSRGRGRLAELRNVLEQMRRTGTLHLEDVMLLNQSMLGAAGIHDRYRDMRLDVDNMSYEELLSLGERIGDVCTGLNEETISNRLKQRKYSSDTRCPQEIEPCCICQEEYNEGEELGMLECGHGFHSQCIKEWLKQKNLCPICKTTGINTVEKPVI; encoded by the exons ATGCAGGGAGAAAGGTCTAGTATCGGTTCTTTACCAGAGACCTTGAACTTTGAGAATGGTTCTTCATCTACTAATCCTGTGGTAGATCAGCAGATTCGGTGGGGGGATCGTCACAGTATTGGTGATAACGATCTGCAGAATTACATGAATACAGCTGCTGATACTACAAATACTAGTTTTGCAAACTCAGTGTATCCTGAGCAATGCGACTTGCACATGTTTAGCCTTGGTGAGGGTAGCTCTAGTGGTGCAAAGAACAAAGCACCTACTATCACTGAAAAATGGATGGCGATTCGTCATTTAGAGGAACTAAGAAACGACAAGGTTGAGTTGAACCCTTTGTTTATGCAACCTTCTTCTGGTGCAAACCGAGTGGTTGGCAATCTGAATGCAAAGCATAATGGGCTTGAGTCTGGTCTTATACCAGAGAGCGGTGTTAGAGTTGGTTCGGGTGCAGATGGGCAGCATAAAAGAAAAGCTCTTGATGCCGGCATTGGACAGTCCTCCTCATCAAATGTAGGTTTCCGTGAGTTACACCGTGGAGAGAGCAGTTCTTTGTTCTCAGGAAAAAACGATTTGAACATGTCTCTTAACCATGGGCCAAGAGGATTGGGCCCTGGCGCTGTTCCAAACATGTCTGCTCTTCCTGCCATCCCAGAGAGCTCCAACAGAAACTTCTCTGTCAGGGCTAATCCAGAAAATGTCTTTGCTGCTGGAACTGTTATCAGGCAACCTATTGCTCCATCCTTGAGCGCACCAGGAGACCAACAGCTCGTGGACTTGAGATATAGACATGCTTTTGGCAATTATACTCCTCTGAACCCAAATGCTTCTGCTGGTACTATACCCCCTCTTTCACGAAATATGATACCACCATTCCAATGGAATCCAGTAGCAGCAGCAGCGGGTGGATCTTCGAGTTCTGCTGCCCCTGTTGTTGACAGAAATGTCGTTCACCGAGTTGAAACCAGAGAAAGAAGCAACATGCTAGCAAATGCCTGGTTTGTTCCACCTTCTGGTATGATAAATCTGCCCCACGGTCATGTAAGTGGTCCTGGACAGGTTGCGCCGTCTTCATCCAGGACAAGTGTTCAGCCATCACCCTCATTGACTCCTTACCAGAATAACTCGGCACAAAATCAAAGAAGAATATCTGAACATTTACGGAGGAGGTCGTTGCTTTCTTCCCTTGCTACGCATCAGAGAGCTGCTCGATCTTCGGCCCCTCCTGCCCCTCTGGATCAGCATGTGCTTCATCAATCTGGTGGTGATGCCACCTTTCAGGCGCAGAGTCGGGCTTACTCGAGAGCAGTACCAAGACAAGGGCAACAAACTACAAATGGCGTTTCTCAATCTTCTCGAAGCTTAGCATCCACAAGTCGAGGAAGAGGCAGACTGGCAGAG CTCCGCAATGTCTTGGAACAGATGCGTAGGACAGGGACCTTGCATTTGGAG GATGTTATGCTTCTCAATCAGTCGATGCTAGGTGCAGCTGGTATTCATGACCGTTATCGAGACATGCGACTCGATGTTGACAACATGTCTTATGAG GAGCTGTTGTCTCTAGGAGAGCGGATTGGAGATGTTTGTACAGGTCTCAACGAGGAAACCATATCAAACCGATTGAAGCAACGAAAATACAGCAGTGACACCAGATGTCCACAAGAAATAGAACCATGTTGTATCTGTCAG GAGGAATACAATGAGGGAGAAGAACTGGGAATGCTGGAATGTGGGCATGGCTTCCATAGCCAATGCATTAAAGAATGGCTGAAGCAAAAGAATCTTTGTCCAATCTGCAAAACGACAGGGATAAACACTGTAGAGAAGCCAGTAATATAA
- the LOC111200566 gene encoding uncharacterized protein LOC111200566, whose protein sequence is MKLPCNVALNSTDLVFMFFSFILISPIPLQSYCFSHLSYLSPRLSHLSHLSPTASPPRLTTTTVALPPPPPRSPSHHHHGRTPTTTTVALPPPPRWGGKVHGGWRRQGPWRLEDGSLVAAGGGKAHGCWKRGKVMEEAAAVFSFFVLGLDLV, encoded by the exons atgaagcttccgtgcaacgtagCTCTCAACTCCACGGATCTGGTCTTCAtgttcttctccttcattctcatCTCTCCCATCCCTCTCCAATCTTACTGTTTCTCTCATCTCTCCTATCTCTCTCCACGCCTCTCTCATCTCTCCCATCTCTCTCCCACCGCATCTCCTCCTCGTCTCACCACCACCACGGTCGCcctcccaccaccaccaccacggtCGCCCTCCCACCACCACCACGGTCGCACTCCCACCACCACCACGGTCGCACTCCCACCACCACCACg TTGGGGAGGCAAGGTTCATGGTGGCTGGAGGAGGCAAGGTCCATGGCGGCTTGAGGACGGAAGTCTCGTGGCGGCTGGAGGAGGCAAGGCTCATGGCTGTTGGAAGAGGGGCAAGGTTATGGAGGAGGCGGCTgcagtcttttctttttttgttttaggtttagatttgGTTTAG